The Syntrophobacterales bacterium genome segment CATCATAGACGCGGATGACGTTTTTGTAGGACACGCTGTCTGCCGAGGGGGTGCTTCCGGCGGGATATTCGAGCAGCGTGAAAAGCAGGTCGATTGTCCGCGCCGTCAGCTCCCAGTCGTTGTTAAGTCCGCCTGTCTGCTTCAACCTGAGCAGTTCTTCAAGCGAAAACAGCGGGTCCGGCAATTTGTCGAAATTTTTTGTCCCCGCTAAAAACAGTTGCGCCGTTTTTCGTACCGCCTCCCGGTAAGAGCCGGAAACGTCGATCAGGACGCCGTCCATGTCAAACACAATTAATTTATTTGATTTCATAATATTGAAACAATTATTAAAGTGAAGCATCAGCAAATTGCCAAGGTAAATTCAATCTGCCTGCGTATTCATAAATCCCTGCCATTACCCTTTCTTCAACTAAAACGAAAAAATCAGCCGCCGTGTTTGCGAGGTCGGCTGGCTTGAATTTTTGGGCAATTTTAGAACGCAAATAGCCGCTGTAAAACGGAAATAACCTTAAACTGGATTTCTGAATCAAGAGAGCCGAGTCTTTTTATAAGTCGCCTTTTGTCTATGGTCCGTAGCTGATCCAACACGATATGTCCCTTCCTGCTCTCAAATACGCAGGCTATTCTTGTTGGATATTCCTTCCCTGCCGTCGTCATCGGGGCAACTATGACGG includes the following:
- a CDS encoding type II toxin-antitoxin system PemK/MazF family toxin — its product is MVVNRFDVYLINLDPTVGSEIQKTRPCVIISPDEMNRHIQTVIVAPMTTAGKEYPTRIACVFESRKGHIVLDQLRTIDKRRLIKRLGSLDSEIQFKVISVLQRLFAF